attagagagatgatacaaataaatGGTAAGATTATCATTTTGGATTAACTCAAACTAAAGATACAGAGCGAATAAAGCAATGTGAACGACATTGCAACTGAATATCAATTTCATATTAACAACGTAATTGTAACCCATGAACACGATTCATATGCGCATGAGAGAAGCTAAACAAGTTTCTATTATTCTTTTTCTCATAAGCATGCTCCTGTttatttctagttttttttttttttttagttcattcaATTCAAAATCTATAAATAAACAAGATATGCAATTGATCACCTTTACTTATCAACGTTAAAAAAATTATCGACTAATGTTGTGGTGTAGCTGTTACGACTATTCACCTGTAAATAAGAAGTGTTAAACTCAACTAAGTTAatcatgtataaaaaaaatggaaaatgcgTAGGTGAACTACCGTTTTGATTAAAACGGGGGGGGGTGTGGTTGGGTTGAAAAAACCATAGCTGACATCATTTTTAATGATTTACTTATTTTTGTTCAAACGTACACATCTACATCATTTTATGCCGTCAAATGCGAGAGTAATTTGCACGGCACATGTATTATCATTGCGATGTTATGTGTTAGTAATATCGACATCTAACGGATTAAATTAACAcatatatttgtattattgacaaATAACATCGCCTTAATTAAACGTCGTTGTCTACGAATGAAGCCAGAGTTTATCTGGTTTTTGTTTCCGCGGAGGAGCGTGTGGTGTACGAAGATAAGCATGAATGTGAATGTAACGCAACGAAAGtacagaagaaagaagaagattaGATTGCAGACAACAACCAAATCGAAATGATCATGATAAGGCTTCCCCTGCTTACCACGTCATCGAATTATTAGTTTGGCGAGACGCGATTGTCCTTTAGTCaactcttcatcttcatctACCTCGCAAAAACTGCATCCCATCAAAATATTGGCTTTCTCCAGTCCCTGCATTTTCCAGGTAAGCGCATATATCTCTTTTAGCTCCTTTCATCTTCCATCTTTGGATTGTGCTCGGGCGTATGGCATGTACCGGATAAATGAAGCGTTGAATGTGAAGCTAATTATTCAACGTGTAAGGATCAGAGATATCGGTGTATAGTTTTACAAGGTGCATACTAGAAAATCCCTAAAATTGTATGTATAGCAAGTTCATGTATTCATGTAATGCTAAGCCTGTACTTTTGTTAGTTTCAATAGAAAATATTTGGAAGTTaccaaaaaacaacaacaaaatatgTGGAAGAAAGAGGGTTCCAATTGTTTTGAGCCAGTAAACTGCATATGAACGACTGTAGTGTTGGCGTGTCTATAACATATCCGCGTTTATAAAAGTGCAGTTAACCGCGCCGGAGGAAAATTCTAGCCGATATATACTTGGAAGTTAAAATCTTGGTTACTTATTGTAGACTAGAACATTGCATGATTCCTCTCTGTTAGGGTGGTGCTATACACATTCCCATTTTACCTTCCACACATGCCTCTCAATTTTGCGGCCGTCGGATCGACTGAATTGGAGAGGATCAAAGGACATAAATCAGTAGAgggtgtgtgagaggtaaaaagaggtgtgtggatagcaccactcTTTTGTTATTGGAGACTAGATTACTTACTCTCAACTCTTGCATCCAATATCAGGCCTTTTTTCGGATGTTTACTTACCGGTTTTTGATATTTCACAAACTTGGTGAATCTGAGTTATTTATCAAACACTTTGGTAAGTTGTTCATCTTCGCTTGATTTGTTTGCAACCAGTGAATCTCTCTTGAAGTGATCGCGTGTGCCTTTTGATCGAGAACCTTCGCTAGTAGTATTAGTCACTGCATCAATCTCTTGAAGTGAATCTCTCTTGAATTTAAGGCGTGTATTCCAATTCTGCGCGTAAGAGCTGAAATTCATTCAAATCTTTATTCTGCATTAAGAAATGGAGTTGATCGGAGCAATGGTCCCTAAATTAAAAATCCGTTGGCTTTGATAACAAGTCAGTCCCATTTTTCAGGGGAGAGGTTGTACTGATTTACATGCATAAGTAGTTGGAAAATCAAACATTGCAGCTATGGCTACTACGAAGATATACATCGTGTAAGTATCTCCATCCCTCTTAATTTCTTGCGGCCGCGCATTCttttgagaatatttgaacCATTCATATTTGTATTCGCAAGAATTCTACTCCTGAACTGATTTGGGATGTTGAAACATGAAACTACTTCTTGCAGGTACTACTCCTTGCATGGACATGTAGAGATTATGGCACGTGAAATACATCGTGGAGTTAATTCGGTTGAAGGTGTTGAAGCAACACTTTGGCAGGTAACATCttggatttgatcaaatcaacaACAGATCTTGATGCTTGTAAGATCATTCAATATTCTTAAGAGAGTTTGTTTGACTTGATTGGAATGGAGCAGGTGCCCGAGACGCTCTCCAGTGTCATACTGCAAAAGGTGAAGGCCCCTCCTAAGGCAGATGATGTGCCGGAAATAAGGCCAGAGCAGCTTGTGGAAGCTGATGGATTCCTCTTTGGCTCACCTTCTCGTTTTGGTGTGATGGCATCACAGTTCAAGGCCTTCTTTGATGCCACCGAAGAGATATGGAAAAAGCAAGCGCTTGCTGGCAAACCTGCTGGAATCTTCTGGAGTACAGGATTTCATGGCGGAGGGCAGGAGCTTACCGCGTGAGTTTTTTGACCTTTCGTCCGTTGAAGATTAACATTTCACTTCCCTTGATTACATCCGATTGTTTGCAGATTAACAACCGTAACACAGTTGGCACATCATGGCATGATTTTTGTGCCTCTTGGGTACACCTTCGGGAGCGGCATGTTTGAGATGGACGCTGTAAAGGGTGGATCAGCTTATGGCTCTGGAACTTTTGCGGCAGACGGATCACGTCAACCAACAGAGCTAGAACTCCAGCAGGCATTTTACCAGGGTAAATATGTGGCTCAAATTGCAAAGAAACTCAAAAATTAAGAGGGGAGGGGGGAGTTTCTAACCCGGGACTCATGGGTAGAAACTCAACGCCCTATCCAATAAAATATTGGACCACGTGCCAATTGCGCTTAATTTCAAGATGCTGTATATTTAAATGTCCTTGCAATGTGAAAAACCAATAACCATAAGTTGATGAATGAAGAGGTCCATCTTCTTGCTACTTCCTTGATCGTTGATATTGCAAGTTGTGGCAAGGGCTTGTCCTGTCTTGAGTTTGTCATTGAACATTGTTTAGTTGTGGGACTGTTGATGCATCAACCCCGCATGTGAACTACTGACTGTAACATGAGATCTTTTACTTTTATCAAATTCacatcatccttacaaaaaaaattcttgTAATCGCTTTGATCCTTTAAATCCAagttaaaaccctaaaaattctTTGAGACTCAAATTATGTATCATACAAACACGAAAAAGACGGCAAACGGATTGTTTTCCCCAACTAAAAAGATCTGAATTTGGAGTTGCACCCGGATAAGGGACCAAATGCCCCAAATGCCCTTGCCGAATTCCAAGCTCTCCAGTCATCCTTTGAGATCCTCAAGGATGAAAAGGACAGGAAAAAGTTTGATGATTTGGTAAGAGTAAAGAGAGACCAGCAACGCCTCCATTCACAGCCCAATGCCAGCTACCATCTGCAGCACAATGCCAGCCACAATTCGCAGCACAATGCCGATGATTTTGAAGCAAGACAACGAGCTGCAATGCACGCGAAGAAAAAGGCGAAGGTGGCAGCAACAGCTTTTTCTGTTCCTAAATTGGATCAGGAGAAGgtgcttatagttcctttgaacGAGGATGGTGAAGAGTACACGGAGAGGAGGTTGAGAGATTTCTTCTCGAGGATTGGCAAGGTCGCCAGAGTCCTCTTCAAAAACAGAGGTTAGGCGGGAATTGTCACGCCGACTAAGGATGCAGCGGTGAAGGCAAGAGAAAGCCTGTCTGGTGATCGTTCTAATCTGTTCCGGGTTTCAACATATGACGCTGTTCGCAAAAAGTTTTAAGGGCAAAAGCAGCAATGAATGATAGATGAAGCATGGAGTgaataatttgggttttaacatTTGCTTGTGTATGCCATTACTTTTACATTTTAGTTTGTTTAAATGTTTAAGTATCAAACTCACGTTATTCGTACAAAAAAATGACTCACCTCAACTCTCGAGTAAAATgttgaaattacaaaaaaaacttgaaagggTCACAAACCAGAAAACGTATTCATTTATCAACGAACGAGGACTCTGCAAGGTCAATTGCGCGCGCAAGAGCAGCAGCTTTGTTCTCGCACTCCCTCTGCTCGTCAGCTGGATCGCTGTCAGCGACAATACCAGCCCCGGCTTGAAGATGAGCAACCCACTCTCTGCGCTTGTTTGCGTCCTTGTATGAATACATTGTATCATACCGAAAACTAGTTGGGAAAACAATAGTTCTAAGAGCTAGAGCGATGTCCATGTTGCCAGAAAATGAAATTCCTCCAAAACCACCACTGTATGGACCACGTCTAGTCACTTCCAGCTTATCGATCAGCTCCATGGCTTTCACCTGCATTGCAGTAGAGCCAAGAATGAGAAAAGTCGAGAATTAATCCTAAGCGAGTCCACAAAAGATAGATTACGAAATCATGACATCAGGTTCCATATATCTACCACTACCAATACTGGTGTATAAGCCAATTGACCCAATTCCTTACTGATTAGGTTAATGCTCAAGGTTTGTGATTGCAAGATTAAACAGGTTCATTAAGTCTAGGATCAATTTAGCGtaactaataagaaataaaacaagaatgccaacaaaaaatgaaaaccgGCTCATGAAGCAAACCTTTGGTGCTCCACTGACAGTCCCAACCGGCAACGCAGTACGCAGAACATCCCAGCTAGTTAAATCATCACGTAACTCTCCCGTGACCTACAATTACATTAAACTTTCATCCCTTAATTCAATTGGTTGTTGAGTACATTACACTGATAAAAACGGATATATAGACCCtatgagaaaaaaaattctgaaaCTCATGTCTACAAATGCGTGAATGTGTCATCAATCGTTATAGATAGATATTAGGTCACTTATTATGTGTATTACAAAAGGATATACTTACTGTTGAACTTATGTGCATGACATGGGAATACCGCTCAATGTTCATGAGCTTCTCAACCTTGACAGAACCCGGTTTTGAAaccttcataaaaaaaattatcaatcgCGTTACTAtggtcacaactcacaagataCATCATGAAGAAAACAGATTATACAACAAAAATGTTATAAAATATAAGAAATAGTAGTCACTTAAGCCATGAACAGACAAGACAGCAAGTGTAAACTTATCAAGCTAACGCTGAAATAAGGATTAATGAAAAAATTTTACCCGCCATGGATTGAGAATAGATACAGGGGAGAATAAAATTTAACATATGCATGGTTTTACACTCTGGAGAATAAAATTCAACATACCGTAGAATGTCAATAATCTTACAAAAAGGAGAAGGGAAAGGGTATAAACCTTCCCGACATCATTCCTCCCCAAATCTACAAGCATAATATGCTCTGCACGTTGCTTTTCATCATTCAAAAGCTGCTTTTCCAGCATTAAATCTTCTTTAGGTGTTTTTCCTCTTCTAACAGTCCCAGCAAGAGGCCGGTTGGTGATCGTTTGCTATTAACAAAAATAAGAAACGCACAGCCCAGCAATTTATAGCCAATGAAGATTATAACACTCTAGTAGGAAAACAAAAGGGGccaaagaaaacataaaatgtAGGGACATCTTGTAGGAACCAACAAAGGTTACAGTTACACCATCATAGAGGTTTGGGAGCTAGCAACAGAATAGCACACTCAGATAAGGTTTTTGGACTTCCTTTACTTACCTTCTTAACACGTGTCAGAATTTCTGGACTTGACGCAACCAAAATACAGCCTCTAGCCTGATCATGGAAGTATATACTCGTATAATCTCAGAATTAAGGTGAACAAGTAGACTGGAACCAATGATTTGCTGCAAAAAGGCAAACCTGTAAATAAGTCATATATGGACTTGGATTAACTATCCTCAATGCACGGTAAATTTCAAATGGGTCTGCAAATGTTCGCCTCTCAAAACGCTGGCTTAATACAATCTGAAATATATCCCCAGCTAGAATGTGTTCTTTAGCTTTCAAAACTGCTTCCTTATATTCCTCACTTGTCAAGCTTGAGTCCTCCAATTTAGTACCAAAATGTTGAGTGTTGAACTCTATTGAACCTGCAGGCAGCCTCGGGCTGAAATTGACAGTTGGTACATTCTTAAATCAACCTTAAGTTTAAAAAAGTAATAGTAATGAATAAGCATAGAAGACTAATTTCCCCAGCCCTGAGGCAACCTCAAAGTTGAAATTGACTGTTGACATAAGCATATATTCGTGATCAAAAGTGGTATTAAAGAGGGTGGGATGAGTAGAAAATAGGAGAGGAATAGAAactcaacaaaagaaaaatagaaaagaaatgtGAAAGAAAGGAGTTGATTACTCACGTGACAATGTCATGCACTCTAGATACCAGTGTTTCCAATCTATTTATTCCATCACTGAAGGCCTCCTCAACAGAAGAATATTGATCTAATTGCACCCAGTGAATTACATGAGCTTTCTATAGTAgacaaattgaaaaatagaaATGGTTATAGTCAGAAAAGGTAGCACCGtatttcttaaaataaaaatttacaaccAAAGCATGAAGTTGACTAATTCTCCTAGTTCAATAATGGAGCTGGATGCAGATATTTTGATTCACCGTGGCGGTAAAAACAAACAAGAACTTTGAGGAAAAAGTATATAAGCATAAGAGCgagtaagggctggtttggtattgttgtgcttggaaaaaaagctgctgtgagaataagcggctgtgctgtgagaataagcggttgtgaaataaatcagcagagtgtttggtaaacttttttgtaaaagtgcttttggaaaaaaaaaacattctaatagtaggtcttttcattaaagaagcattgtagctccgtgtgctttgaaaaaaagccaattttccaaagctgcaaatagcagcttcagctttttcctttgatttcagcttattctcacagcagcttccaaaataagcctttttttttcagtttaccaaacacctaaaaccctcacagctttttttcatgggtgctttttttttaagcacctcactcccaaactaggtctcgggttcgagacttgggagcagcctctccataaatgggggtaaggctagccgacattcacctctcccagaccctgcgtaaagcgggagccttgtgcactgggtacgacgacctcactcccaaactaggtctaactTGGAAGAAATGAACTATAACAACAAAAGAAATAGATGTCTTTTCTATTCTGACATGCATTTGAATCTAagtattttaaactattttaaaaatcaCAGTACCTTCTCCACATGATCGAACACTATCACATCGTCATAAAGACCAAGATGAACATCAGGAAGATTTCTGTCATCTGGCGGTGCACTCGGAAACGGCAGCTTTTTCTTCTCAACATAACGTACTGTATCATAAGAGAAGAAACCAACCCAGCCGCCTGATAAAGAGAGTGGATGTTATTAACCACCACTAGTAATCGAGAACCTCCATTATTTAAGACCGAACTATACAATAATACGAGGATAAATTTATGAAAAGTTTGTGACAAATAAGTCTTTTGCGAGAGTCCAGAATATCACACAATACATAACACTAGTGTCAACATAGTACATCTAAGCGTAAGAAAATGTACAGGAAAATATGAGGCAGTACCCCTAACCTACAATTCTACTTGCCTAGTCCAAAACTTCGAGATTAAGAGGGAAAAATTAAGCAACGCAcagttttcatttttataaaCAACTTCACCGCAACTATACAAGTCTAAGGAGAAGTGGTTTACTTTGAATTGAGAGGATTAAGATATGAGTACtgcaagaaaatttaaaatatgttaTCTGTGCACTTATCGTACCACAAAATGCTTCTGGAAGTTCATCAAGAAGTTGGGGTGTCCATCCCTCCATGATTCTCCGAGGAACAGTCATTGGATCCTCCACGATCTCCTCCGTCCTACAACCTTCTCTATGGTCCATAATGGTAACCATGTTCTCTTTTGCTACAATTTCGATGGATGGTTGGGCCCCAATAACACTGTACCGCCCCTAACAAAAGATTAACATAATAAGTGATTCACTTTTGCCTAAGGTTAGATGCAAACAAATACACATTATACGAGGGGCTGAGGGCGCTTACAACATTGGAGTCTTTGGAACCCGGCTCAACTGACTCAAACAGAAAACTTGGGGCATCTCTATCATCCTCCTTAACCAGACACCGGTAAGCAAGCACAGGAGTTAGATGATCCGAGAATATGCTCCGATATAGAGGAATTAAATTCCCCTTCTTCGAGGCCTCTACAAACTTCTCTGATTGGTCGGCTGCAGTAATCAATCATACGAATCAAACCTTAGCATAACACATTTACAAACAGGCATTGCTTGACTAACTGCATATCACAAGTCTTCGAAATTTTGGACAAATTATAATAACAACAACCGAAATTATTGTTCGAGCTAATCCAACTGAAATTAAAAGTTACAATGTaaatcaaaataatattaactACAAACCCATAAATATCTTTACTTTCTGCAGCAAACAGACACAAATACACAAATGTGCATGTCCAATGCTCATCTCCCCCCAAAGTTCAACACTTTCTCGGAAACCAAACACATCCCAGAAAGTAAATGTAGTTTAATCCACTTCCAGGAGAAGATAAAACTGAAAACTTACCCAATGAGGGAGATGAGAGGGCCAAGCATCTCAATGTACGGACACGGGGAATGGCGCGAAGCAGAGCTAGAGAGTTGGGGGCTCTGTTATGAAAGTTAACGAAGACCGCTGACGGCGACGCGAGATTTGACGTCAGTTGGCGGGAGCCACCAGCTAGGGTTTCCATGGTGGAAAGAAGAAAGCGGGGTGCTTTCGAAGCTTCTGTATTTGGAGGAGTTTGAGTTTTGAACGGACGAAGTTGTCCCTGGTGGGTTCTGAGAGGCGGCTGAGACCGGAGAAAGATTGAGCCAGACACTACCCATTGGGCTTTGACTTTGGGCTCAAGTAACCTAACAACTCAAATTTAGCAAAACTACGTGTGTGACAAAAAGCTAATATGGATTacgaagagaaaaaaaaaatttaagaagaaaattaataaaaaattttttTGTGCATAATCATTTTTACTTTAGGTACATATTcttatttttgtgttgtgaataAATGACATGGAGTATTTGGAGCTAACAGAAAATTAACGCAAAATCGAGATTAATGAAGTTTTAAAATTCATATAACCAACCTCATTTAATGGGGGTAAagctttgttgttattgttttggttcttaaaagagaaaagaaatttGCAAATATCACTTCCAAGGAGTACTacactttatgtttttttatcacAGAGAAAGAAATCGAGTGATTCTTTAATAGCATGATAGAAATGGACTTTGTACATTTTTGGCAATAAttgatatttatttttgtagaatACTTCGTCAGTACGAAAAAAATTAGTACGTATTTGTCAATGTATTTTCAAATTTACAAATTTTCTTACAAATAAAATCACATAATTCTAATTGGGTGATCAACGTTATTTATGATTTGgcagtgttttttatttttatttttattttttttatacatcgatatttttacactaaaggaAGGGGGAGTTCGGCTAAACCACATAATGAGCAAACCTActttggtatcgaatttgctatccataagatttgaacttaaaacctctcactttcaagtgaagaggaataccatcaAATCGTCGTACTGAGTGACTGATTTAGGATAAtgttaaatttaataaatatgCATGTGTTATAACATGGCTTAATTGACAAAATCATGTGGCAGTGATACGATCTCAACaaaaaattagttaattatCACGTCATTGCATGGGCATGTGTTTTCACACATAATGCTAGCTCTATAGTATTATGATGTAATCTATACACACACGTGTGTACATATTGAATATTATTGAATATTCTTTAAACCCTAATAGCTGTAAAGCTGTGTTTAGCTAGGGTTTAGTGAGCTGTGGTATTCCCTCTTCGGTG
This window of the Malus domestica chromosome 03, GDT2T_hap1 genome carries:
- the LOC114823895 gene encoding probable NAD(P)H dehydrogenase (quinone) FQR1-like 3, translated to MATTKIYIVYYSLHGHVEIMAREIHRGVNSVEGVEATLWQVPETLSSVILQKVKAPPKADDVPEIRPEQLVEADGFLFGSPSRFGVMASQFKAFFDATEEIWKKQALAGKPAGIFWSTGFHGGGQELTALTTVTQLAHHGMIFVPLGYTFGSGMFEMDAVKGGSAYGSGTFAADGSRQPTELELQQAFYQGKYVAQIAKKLKN
- the LOC139194618 gene encoding uncharacterized protein; this translates as MDLNLELHPDKGPNAPNALAEFQALQSSFEILKDEKDRKKFDDLVRVKRDQQRLHSQPNASYHLQHNASHNSQHNADDFEARQRAAMHAKKKAKVAATAFSVPKLDQEKVLIVPLNEDGEEYTERRLRDFFSRIGKVARVLFKNRG
- the LOC103447659 gene encoding anthranilate synthase alpha subunit 2, chloroplastic-like, encoding METLAGGSRQLTSNLASPSAVFVNFHNRAPNSLALLRAIPRVRTLRCLALSSPSLADQSEKFVEASKKGNLIPLYRSIFSDHLTPVLAYRCLVKEDDRDAPSFLFESVEPGSKDSNVGRYSVIGAQPSIEIVAKENMVTIMDHREGCRTEEIVEDPMTVPRRIMEGWTPQLLDELPEAFCGGWVGFFSYDTVRYVEKKKLPFPSAPPDDRNLPDVHLGLYDDVIVFDHVEKKAHVIHWVQLDQYSSVEEAFSDGINRLETLVSRVHDIVTPRLPAGSIEFNTQHFGTKLEDSSLTSEEYKEAVLKAKEHILAGDIFQIVLSQRFERRTFADPFEIYRALRIVNPSPYMTYLQARGCILVASSPEILTRVKKQTITNRPLAGTVRRGKTPKEDLMLEKQLLNDEKQRAEHIMLVDLGRNDVGKVSKPGSVKVEKLMNIERYSHVMHISSTVTGELRDDLTSWDVLRTALPVGTVSGAPKVKAMELIDKLEVTRRGPYSGGFGGISFSGNMDIALALRTIVFPTSFRYDTMYSYKDANKRREWVAHLQAGAGIVADSDPADEQRECENKAAALARAIDLAESSFVDK